In Chryseobacterium salivictor, the DNA window TTGTCGTAAAACGCCTTTATATGGGCAACCGCGTCTTCTGCTGTGTCTACAACCCGATACAGGCTCAGATCTTCTTCAGAAATCATTCCGTTTTCTAATAAGGTATTTTTAAACCATTCCAGTAAGCCTGCCCAAAATTTTGAACCAACCAGCACAATCGGAAATCTGCCGATTTTATTGGTTTGAATTAAAGTGATGGCTTCCATTAATTCATCAAGAGTCCCAAAACCGCCCGGCATCACGATAAAGCCTTGAGAATATTTCACAAAAATTACTTTTCTGACAAAAAAGTAATCAAAATCAATGCTCAAACCTTTGTCAATATAAGGATTAAAATGCTGTTCAAAAGGCAATTCGATATTAAGACCGATGGATTTTCCACCTCCTTTTCTGGCGCCTTTATTTCCTGCTTCCATGATTCCCGGTCCGCCGCCGGTGATGACTCCAAATCCTATTTCTGTAATTTTCTCTGCAATATCTACAGCGAGATCATAGTGAGCATCAGTGGTTTTCATTCGGGCTGAACCAAAAATCGAAACGCAGGGTCCTATTTTGGCCATGCGTTCGTACCCGTCTACAAATTCGGCCATGATTTTAAAAACCATCCAGCTGTCTTTGGTGATGGTTTCGTCCCAGGTTTTTTCTTTAAAGGAATTTTGTACTTTTTGGTCTATTTCGAATTCGTTTCCTGCAACTATTCTTGTTGTACCTTTTCCTCTTTTTATTTTGCTCATCAGATTTACTTAAAAATTTTTTCTGCTTCAATGACTGATTCTGGCCTTCCCACATCGATGATTGTAGCTGAGTGTTCGTAACCGTGGATACTTTCATTGCTCATTAAATCCAGGTACTCTTCCATAATCGAAAATTTTCCGGTTCTTTTTATTTTGTTAAAGATTTCTGGATTTACACAATGAATTCCACTGAAAGCCAAAGGCTTAAAACCTTTATTGAATTCCGCCAGCCGTTGTTCGCCAGATTCTACATTTAACCAACCTTTCAAAATCATTTCTGCATTGAAAAGCAGTTTTCGCGAACTTTTACGGTCGGAAACCGCTAAAGTAGCAAAATCTTTTTGGTCCTGATGGTATTCTACGAAAAGATTTAAATTTAAATCCGTTAAGATGTCAGCATTCATTATGAGGAAGTCTTCACCATGATCCAGAAACTTTCTTGCAAAAACCAATCCACCGCCTGTTTCCAAAAGCTGATCTTTCTCATCTGAAACTTCAATATTTGAATTGAAATCATCGTTTTTCTTTAAAAATTCAGAAATCTGCTCCCCGAAATGATGAATATTAATAACGAAATCATTAATTCCAAAACTTTGTAAATATTTGATATTTCTCTCTAACAAAGGAACACCGTTAACCAAAGCCAAAGCTTTTGGATGATGATCGGTAAAAGGTTTTAGCCGGGTTCCTTTTCCCGCTGCGAAAATAAGTGCTTTCATTTTTATAAGTAATCAGTAATCAGTGATGAGTAATAAGCAGATTGCTCATTACCCATTACTTATATTCATGGTTTAGCTGAGGTTGTTCGTCGTGATTAAGTGTGATCGTTGTTTGCGGATATTTCTTCCGAATGAATTCCGCGGTTTTTTCTGCCGCATACACCGAGCGGTGCTGCCCGCCGGTACATCCAAAATTGATTTGAAGATGATCAAAATCCCGACCGATATAATTATCGATATTAATGGAAACGATACTTTTCACCAGTTCCAAAAAATCAGGCATTTCGGTTTTTGTTTCCAAATAATCCTGAACACCGGTGTCGCAACCGGTTTGTGTTTTATATTCTTCCACTCTGCCGGGATTCAAAATGCCGCGGCAGTCAAAGGCAAAACCGCCGCCATTACCTGAATTGTCTTTTGGGATTCCTCCCTTTTTATATGAAAAACTGTGTATTTCTATTGTTAGAGCCATTTTTTATTAAATTAATAATTTGCAATTTAACCATTAAGATTTAATTAAGAGATTAAGATTCATTAAGTTATTTTTGACTTGTCAAAAATATTAATCTGGGAGTTCATTAAAATATTCGTTAACAAATGGCTTCATCGATTTTGTAATGTTAGTGGTAAAGAAATTGATCAGTAGGCCCTGAGGCTTTTTTAAAACTTTCATATAAGTGAGAAGTTGCGCCTGATGCACAGGTAGGATTTCTTCCTGAGCTTTAATTTCTATAACGATGCAGTTATTTACTAATAAATCAACGATGAGTTTGGTATTCATTTCCACTCCATCATAAGTGATTGGAACAATCAATTGTTGTTTTACTTCATAACCGTTTTTTAATAATTCATATTTCAAACATTCTTCATAAATAGATTCTAATAATCCTGGACCCAGATTATTATGAACTTTAATCGCTAATCCTACAATTTCATAAGATAATTGCGTAACCTCCTTTTTTGTCATCATGTTAACGTTTTTAAATACATTTTCATATTAAAAATTCCCTGGTGGAAAATACCTTAATTTTCTTAATTCCTTCATTAACCTTAATGGTAAATTGCCTACATTTTATTCTTTTAAAATTATCTGCTGGATTTTCTGTTTAGTTTCTGCAGAATTCAGTTGATCAATAAGTTTCTTCAATTCCGGATATTCTTCCATTTCCTGCCAGTTTTCCGAAAATTGGTAAAGGTTTTCAATGCCCTTATCGATGCTCAGTATGAAATGTTCTTTTCTCTGAATCAATCCACGGAAACCGTAAGCACCCAGAACCTGCAGGAACCGGATAAGCTGAATCGGTTTTACCGAGTCTTTTAGTTGAAGCGCTTTTTCTTCATTCCAAAAGGAGAAATAATAGGTAAGCATTTCATTTTTAAAATCGGTTGGGAAATTGGCTTTTGCCTGAAAGAGGAACGAGATTACATCATACATCAGCGGTCCTTTCATTGCCGCCTGATAATCGATAAAAAAGATTTCATCCTGATGATTCACCATAATGTTTCTGGCCTGAAAATCGCGCATCATCAATCCTTTTGGCTCCATGTTTTCTATTTTCGAAACCAGTTGTTTAAATTCCAGTAACAGAGAAGATTTGTGATAAGGAATTTCTAAAACATCGGCGATGAAACTTTTGAAATAAAATAAATCGCTTGTAATCGGCAATTCACCATAGTTTTCATATTCAAAAGTTTTTGAATAATCGATTTGATTTTCAGTTTTGCGCTGAACTTCTGCGAGTTGGTGCAGTGTTTTTTTAATTAAAGTTTTCACTCTTTCGGTCAAACCTTCTTTCCCGATGATTTCTGATAAAGTGTGCTCCCCAACAAATTCCTGAATATACAGATTAAGGTCTTCGGAAATTTTCAATACTTTCGGAGCCTTCACATTTAAGTTAGAAAATAGATCGGAAAAATAATAAAAACTTTCGTTCTCACGACTGTTTTCGTTGAAGGTAATAATATATTTTCCGCCGGAACTTTTACCTACAAAATTAATTCTTGCAGATCCACTTTGGGCCAATATAGAAAACTCCAGAGCAGATTCTCCGGTATATTTTTCGAAAAAATCTTTTGCTTTTTGATCAGTCATACTTTTACAAAGATAAGGTAAAAACGTATTTTAGAAAACAGTATATTTGTTGTTATGTTCAATGACTTCAAGCCGGTTCTGAAAATTCTTCTGCGTTTCATCATTTTGTATGTGGTGATGGTTTTGGGCTATCAGTTTTATCTCAATGGATTCAAAAATGCGGGCTTAGATGCTTTCTCGACGTGGGTGATGACGCAGGTTGATTTTCTGCAGAATCTACTCGGATATCCATCGGAAATGATTGCAGGAAAGCCGCAACAGGAAACCACGTGGTTCTTTGTGAGTGGCCAATATGTTTCGCGCATGGTTGAAGGCTGCAACGCAATTTCGGTGATGATTTTGTTTTTGGCTTTTATCTTTGCTTTTTACGAAGGATTCAAAACTTTTATATTTGCTGCATTAGGAGTCGTTTTCCTTCACATTATGAATGTTTTGCGTATCGTCGGTCTGAATATCGTACTGGTGGAGCATCCCCGATATTCTAAAATCGCCCATGATTATTTCTTCCCGGCGATTATTTACGGAAGTGTTGTGCTGCTCTGGTTAATCTGGATTAAATTTTACGCCCTAAAAGACGCTGAAAATGAAAGTACTTAACTGGATTTGGGTCGCAATGGCGGTGTTGGGTTTAATTGCGGTAAGGGTTGTAGAAAGCGAAATCTTTTATGATCCTTTTCAGGCCTTTTTTCATCTGGCCAATAAGCATGCTTCCTTTCCGGATTTTAAATGGTTCCCTTTAATTCTGAATTATTTTTTTCGGTTTTCTTTAAATTTAATTTTTTCCGCCGCCGTAGTTTATTTGATTTTTAAAAATAAAAAGTGGACTTTACAGGCGGTCGTTTTGATGGTGATTGTTTTTGCAATTACCTTTCCCATCTATCTTTACTGCATTCATACAAAATTTGAAATCGGGTATCTTTTTTCTTTTTATATGAGAAGATTCGTCATTCAGCCTTTAATTTTGCTGTTGATCATTCCCTTGTTTTATTACCGTGCGCACATTCAAAAATTGAATTTGTAATGATGATAATCTTTTTGTGAATTATTAGTTAAACCTGTGTTTAATCAGATTCATTTTTAAATCAGAGATCACAAAATTCTGTGAGCGGTTTTCAATCTTCAACCGAATGCTTTCCAACCTGCGCAATGGTTTTTGCATTCCATTCTATTTTTTTAACGAACGGTCTTTGCCGTACCGGACATTCCCACAATTCACAAATTTCGCAGGAAATAGGTTTGCAGTCATCCAAATGAAAATTAAATTCAATGGTCCTGTCTGTATTTTCACCAATCAGTTTATAGAGATCTTCCATTTCATTATGGGCTTTGCGAAGTTCATAATACCACGGTAATGTAAGATGCGCATCGATGTGAAGTCCACTGCCATGCTGTTGGATCCTCATATTGTGAACGTCGATCCACTGTCTTTTTCGGTTTTCATTCAGGAATTTTGATAACTTTTCAAGCATTCCCAAATCGGCTTCGTCCATTATTCCGCTTAACGATTTTCGAATAATTTTGTAACCGATAAATATAATATAGGTACCGAAGAGGAGTGCTACCGCAGCATCAATCCAATACAGGCTTGTGATCTGCACTAAAATTAAACTGACTACCACTCCCAAAGTGGTGATGGTATCACTTTTCAGATGTTTCCCTGAACTTTGTAAAACGAGAGAATTTTCCTGAATGCCTTTCTTTTGAGAAATATGCCCCATTAAATAATTAATGACGGCCGTAACTGCGACAATTGCTATTCCCCAGTCTAACTGCTTTGGAATATTGCCGTGTAAAAGGGAATCTATAGACTGAACGATGATGATGATTCCGGCAAAAATAATTAATGCTCCTTCTACACCGGAAGTTACAAACTCTACCTTTCCGTGTCCGTAAGGATGCTCGATATCTTTCGGTTTTGCTGCGAGATAAAGCGAATACAATCCCATGAAAGCGGCGATGATATTCACGATACTTTCCATGGCGTCTGAGAAAACTGCATCGGAATTGGTGAAATGCCAGGCCAATAATTTCGCCACGAAAAGAAGGATGCCAACGAGGGCTACATTTCTCTGAAAAATGAAGTTGGTATTTGGAATTTGTTTATTTTCTGACATTTGAGTTTTATTATACTTATTAGGAATGTTTGATGACTCTAATCCATAAAAAATGCCCACTTGATGTGAGCATTTTATTTAGACTAATTTGTTGTGGTAGAGATATTCTGCAATCTGTACCGCATTGGTTGCGGCACCTTTCCGAAGGTTATCTGCGACAATCCAAAGGTTTAATGTTTTGGGCTGCGACAGGTCTTTTCTGATTCTTCCTACGAAAACCTCATCTTTACCTTCTGAATATAAAGGCATTGGATAAATGTTGTTTTTCACATCATCTAAGACGGTCACCCCAGGAGTTTCTGCAAGAATCGCTTTCACTTCGTCCAAATCAAAATCATTTTCGAATTCGATATTGACGCTTTCAGAATGTCCACCCTGTACGGGAACTCGAACTGCTGTTGCGGTAATATTGAAAGTGTCGTCGCCCAGAATTTTCTTGGGTTCGGTCATCAGTTTGATTTCTTCTTTGGTATAATCGTCTTCTGCAAATACATCACATTGTGGCAATGCATTTTTGAAGATTTCATACGGATAGACTTTTGCAACATCTTTGTTTCCGATAACTTCCGCATTCAGCTGATCTACGGCATTCTTTCCTGTTCCTGTTACCGACTGATACGTAGAAACGATGACCCGTTTAACATCGTATTTTTGATTCAAAGGGTGTAACACCATCACCAACTGGATGGTAGAACAGTTTGGATTTGCAATGATTTTGTCTTCTTTGGTTAAAACATGAGCATTGATTTCCGGGACGATTAATTTCTTGTCCGCAACCATTCTCCAGGCAGAAGAATTATCGATGACAATCGTTCCAACGGCTGCGAATTTCGGGGCAAATTCTAATGAAGTTGTTCCGCCTGCAGAAAACATAGCGATTTCGGGCTTTCGGTCTAAAGCGTCCTGCATGGAAACAATTTCGAATTCATTTCCTTTAAAGGTGATCTTTTTACCGATTGATTTTTCGGAGGCTACGGGAATTAATTCGGTTACCGGAAAATTTCTTTCTTCCAGAACCTTTAACATAATTTGTCCCACCATTCCGGTAGCGCCTACTACTGCTATTTTCATTAAGAATATTTGTTTTTAAATTAATTTAAGCAAAAAGGGAAGGAAACACTCTTGACCATGGGAATGCGTAGGCAAAAAATGCTACAGCAATAAGTCCCATAATAACGATTTTCATCGCAAGGGTTTCGTGTGATTTCATGTATTTATTAATGATGGTCATTAAGACAACACCGATCAGCATTGATACCGGATGTTCCACGTAAGAGAATCTTGAGGCAGCATTGCTCATTAATGTTCCTGTTTCCAACGCCCCTTTTAAGCCTGGAGAAAAGACCAGCATGAAAATTCCAACGATTAACTGAACGTGAAATAAAATCATGGTAATTAAAGTGGAGGTCCGTAATAATTTTTTGATTTTTCCGGAGTAACCAAACATGGTCATCAATAATGCAACGATGAAGATAATGCCCGAAAGCAAAATTAAATAAGCAAAACCTTTGTGTGCTTCAGTAATAATCTTAAATGTGTCCATAGTAATTTTTTGTTAATGGCAAAGATAAAAAAAATCCCGACGATTGTGGCATGGTAAAGGAAAGATAAGATAGAGGTGGATACAAAAAAACTGCCTTACAAAATAAATTGTAAGGCAGTTGCTATAATTAGAAGCTTGTTTTAGAAAGAATATTTAAATCCTAACATTGCGCTCCAAGTAGTAAATCTGTTACTTGCAGGTCTGTACGGTGCATTGACAAGGTCAGCACCCGAACGTAGCATCTGGAAGGTTGGATCTGGAGAAAGGTTTCCTGATCTGCCTAACACTGCTGCGCCGTAAGAGCTAACTGTGTTATCCTGAATTCCCCAATGAGAGTTAAGTAGGTTACCAAAGTTTAAGATATCTAAACTGATTGCTACTTTGTCTCCTTTTTGAACCATATCGGTAAATAAGTTCTGTGAAATTCGAACATCAACACGGTTTAACCATGGTAGCAAGAATTCATTACGAGGAAGAATTTGACCTCTGTATGCTTCTAATCCGTTGTCAGCGATGAATTTGTCAAATGCTGCGCGTTGCTGGTCAGCCGTAAACACAGTAGTTGTACCTGATTTGATATCAGCAAACTTTACTACTTCACCAGCTTTAGGGATGTACATTAAGTCATTCGCGATACCATCACCATTCACGTCATTAGAATAGTAGTAAGAGAATCTTCCTTGGTTAGCTCCACTGTAGTAAACTCCAATTGTAGTGTTTTTAATGTTATAACTAACATTAGCAACAATTCTGTGAGGAACAGAGAAAGCTGAAATACTCAAGTCTTGCTGGTTTGGAGAATCAACAGTTGGTGATGCCTGCCAAGCTGAACTTGCACTTGATCCTGCATTTGCAGAAATCTCTTTTGCTTCAGAGAACGTGTAGAATACTGATCCTGACAATCCTTTCCAAGTTCTCATATTCGCTCCAAAAGTTGCAGAGAAAG includes these proteins:
- a CDS encoding LOG family protein: MSKIKRGKGTTRIVAGNEFEIDQKVQNSFKEKTWDETITKDSWMVFKIMAEFVDGYERMAKIGPCVSIFGSARMKTTDAHYDLAVDIAEKITEIGFGVITGGGPGIMEAGNKGARKGGGKSIGLNIELPFEQHFNPYIDKGLSIDFDYFFVRKVIFVKYSQGFIVMPGGFGTLDELMEAITLIQTNKIGRFPIVLVGSKFWAGLLEWFKNTLLENGMISEEDLSLYRVVDTAEDAVAHIKAFYDKYQVNVNF
- a CDS encoding nucleotidyltransferase family protein; protein product: MKALIFAAGKGTRLKPFTDHHPKALALVNGVPLLERNIKYLQSFGINDFVINIHHFGEQISEFLKKNDDFNSNIEVSDEKDQLLETGGGLVFARKFLDHGEDFLIMNADILTDLNLNLFVEYHQDQKDFATLAVSDRKSSRKLLFNAEMILKGWLNVESGEQRLAEFNKGFKPLAFSGIHCVNPEIFNKIKRTGKFSIMEEYLDLMSNESIHGYEHSATIIDVGRPESVIEAEKIFK
- a CDS encoding RapZ C-terminal domain-containing protein, producing the protein MALTIEIHSFSYKKGGIPKDNSGNGGGFAFDCRGILNPGRVEEYKTQTGCDTGVQDYLETKTEMPDFLELVKSIVSINIDNYIGRDFDHLQINFGCTGGQHRSVYAAEKTAEFIRKKYPQTTITLNHDEQPQLNHEYK
- a CDS encoding GxxExxY protein; the encoded protein is MTKKEVTQLSYEIVGLAIKVHNNLGPGLLESIYEECLKYELLKNGYEVKQQLIVPITYDGVEMNTKLIVDLLVNNCIVIEIKAQEEILPVHQAQLLTYMKVLKKPQGLLINFFTTNITKSMKPFVNEYFNELPD
- a CDS encoding aminoglycoside phosphotransferase family protein; this encodes MTDQKAKDFFEKYTGESALEFSILAQSGSARINFVGKSSGGKYIITFNENSRENESFYYFSDLFSNLNVKAPKVLKISEDLNLYIQEFVGEHTLSEIIGKEGLTERVKTLIKKTLHQLAEVQRKTENQIDYSKTFEYENYGELPITSDLFYFKSFIADVLEIPYHKSSLLLEFKQLVSKIENMEPKGLMMRDFQARNIMVNHQDEIFFIDYQAAMKGPLMYDVISFLFQAKANFPTDFKNEMLTYYFSFWNEEKALQLKDSVKPIQLIRFLQVLGAYGFRGLIQRKEHFILSIDKGIENLYQFSENWQEMEEYPELKKLIDQLNSAETKQKIQQIILKE
- the xrtF gene encoding exosortase family protein XrtF, producing MFNDFKPVLKILLRFIILYVVMVLGYQFYLNGFKNAGLDAFSTWVMTQVDFLQNLLGYPSEMIAGKPQQETTWFFVSGQYVSRMVEGCNAISVMILFLAFIFAFYEGFKTFIFAALGVVFLHIMNVLRIVGLNIVLVEHPRYSKIAHDYFFPAIIYGSVVLLWLIWIKFYALKDAENEST
- a CDS encoding exosortase F system-associated membrane protein; this encodes MKVLNWIWVAMAVLGLIAVRVVESEIFYDPFQAFFHLANKHASFPDFKWFPLILNYFFRFSLNLIFSAAVVYLIFKNKKWTLQAVVLMVIVFAITFPIYLYCIHTKFEIGYLFSFYMRRFVIQPLILLLIIPLFYYRAHIQKLNL
- a CDS encoding cation diffusion facilitator family transporter, whose product is MSENKQIPNTNFIFQRNVALVGILLFVAKLLAWHFTNSDAVFSDAMESIVNIIAAFMGLYSLYLAAKPKDIEHPYGHGKVEFVTSGVEGALIIFAGIIIIVQSIDSLLHGNIPKQLDWGIAIVAVTAVINYLMGHISQKKGIQENSLVLQSSGKHLKSDTITTLGVVVSLILVQITSLYWIDAAVALLFGTYIIFIGYKIIRKSLSGIMDEADLGMLEKLSKFLNENRKRQWIDVHNMRIQQHGSGLHIDAHLTLPWYYELRKAHNEMEDLYKLIGENTDRTIEFNFHLDDCKPISCEICELWECPVRQRPFVKKIEWNAKTIAQVGKHSVED
- a CDS encoding aspartate-semialdehyde dehydrogenase, yielding MKIAVVGATGMVGQIMLKVLEERNFPVTELIPVASEKSIGKKITFKGNEFEIVSMQDALDRKPEIAMFSAGGTTSLEFAPKFAAVGTIVIDNSSAWRMVADKKLIVPEINAHVLTKEDKIIANPNCSTIQLVMVLHPLNQKYDVKRVIVSTYQSVTGTGKNAVDQLNAEVIGNKDVAKVYPYEIFKNALPQCDVFAEDDYTKEEIKLMTEPKKILGDDTFNITATAVRVPVQGGHSESVNIEFENDFDLDEVKAILAETPGVTVLDDVKNNIYPMPLYSEGKDEVFVGRIRKDLSQPKTLNLWIVADNLRKGAATNAVQIAEYLYHNKLV